A genomic segment from Corylus avellana chromosome ca5, CavTom2PMs-1.0 encodes:
- the LOC132180948 gene encoding protein kinase PVPK-1-like encodes MESRTDGVNSLSKAQNLAIGNNPPRSGTPRSSRPASPKQTRNEVASSSSYATAHNHGMKTTGLPNGYVINQNPSYKAANEESPSTVKRFQNSDKGKSEYAGTSDVLSKAVETSHEEKVSAVKAKSYIKNPINGSAAQVSSNLTSQSAVTLCPSPQNSLYAATLYSEAKQSFTNTEVSECTSSIEKSCESGEVTNSCDFVESRKTSIYRGSTGSDISDESSSSSLSSAMYKPHKANDIRWEAIQVVRSRDGMLEMKHFRLLRRLGCGDIGSVYLSELTGTKTYFAMKVMDKGALASRKKLLRAQTEREILQSLDHPFLPTLYSHFETEKFSCLVMEFCPGGDLHALRQRQPGKYFPEHAARFYVAEVLLALEYLHMLGIIYRDLKPENVLVREDGHIMLSDFDLSLRCAVSPTLVRSSNSSLETKNSGYCVQPACIEPTCVMQPDCIQPACFAPRFFSSKTKKEKKNKPKNETCHQVSPLPELVAEPTNARSMSFVGTHEYLAPEIIKGEGHGSAVDWWTFGIFLYELLFGKTPFKGAGNRATLFNVVGQPLRFPESPSVSFAARDLIRGLLVKEPQHRLAYRRGATEVKQHPFFQSVNWALIRCTSPPDVPKQVAVDFATRTDVPKAPTTEVPGVDVKPSGNYLEIDFF; translated from the exons ATGGAGTCTCGTACTGATGGAGTTAATTCTTTGTCAAAGGCTCAGAATTTGGCAATAGGCAACAACCCTCCAAGATCTGGGACTCCTCGCTCCTCTCGTCCTGCATCTCCAAAACAAACTAGAAATGAAGTGGCTTCTTCCAGTTCCTATGCTACTGCTCATAATCATGGCATGAAGACGACCGGCCTTCCAAATGGTTATGTGATTAATCAAAATCCTTCCTACAAGGCAGCCAATGAAGAATCTCCCAGTACGGTGAAACGATTTCAGAACTCAGATAAGGGAAAATCTGAATATGCTGGCACCAGTGATGTTCTTAGTAAAGCAGTTGAAACCTCtcatgaggagaaagtttctgCTGTGAAAGCAAAATCTTATATTAAGAATCCCATTAATGGAAGTGCCGCACAAGTAAGCAGTAACTTAACATCTCAATCAGCAGTAACCTTATGTCCAAGTCCTCAGAACAGTCTCTATGCAGCCACCCTGTATTCGGAAGCCAAACAGAGTTTCACAAATACGGAAGTTAGTGAATGTACAAGCAGCATTGAGAAGTCTTGTGAAAGTGGCGAAGTTACTAATTCATGTGATTTCGTTGAGAGCAGGAAGACCAGCATCTATAGAGGCAGCACTGGCAGTGACATTAGCGATGAGAGCAGCTCGAGTAGTTTAAGCAGTGCTATGTACAAGCCCCACAAGGCAAATGATATAAGATGGGAAGCCATTCAAGTCGTTCGATCTCGTGATGGGATGTTGGAAATGAAACATTTTAGATTGTTGAGGAGACTGGGATGTGGAGACATAGGCAGTGTTTATCTATCAGAGTTGACTGGCACTAAAACTTATTTTGCCATGAAGGTGATGGATAAAGGAGCTCTGGCAAGCCGCAAGAAACTTCTAAGAGCTCAGACAGAAAGAGAAATACTGCAATCTTTGGATCATCCATTCCTACCAACATTGTATTCACATTTTGAGACAGAGAAGTTCTCTTGCTTGGTAATGGAGTTCTGTCCTGGTGGAGACCTGCATGCACTCAGGCAAAGACAACCTGGGAAGTATTTTCCAGAGCATGCTGCCAG GTTTTATGTGGCTGAAGTTCTTCTTGCTCTGGAGTACTTGCACATGCTTGGGATCATTTACAGAGACCTTAAACCCGAAAATGTGTTGGTGAGGGAAGATGGACACATAATGCTTTCAGATTTTGACCTCTCTCTAAGATGTGCTGTCAGCCCAACTCTGGTGAGATCCTCAAACTCCAGCTTGGAGACAAAAAACTCGGGATACTGCGTTCAACCTGCCTGCATAGAGCCAACTTGTGTAATGCAGCCAGATTGCATCCAACCTGCATGTTTTGCACCACGCTTCTTTTCAAGCAAGaccaagaaggaaaaaaagaacaagccAAAGAATGAAACATGTCATCAAGTATCCCCTCTCCCTGAGCTCGTCGCTGAACCCACAAATGCTCGATCAATGTCTTTTGTTGGTACACACGAGTACTTGGCTCCTGAAATCATTAAAGGTGAAGGCCATGGTAGTGCTGTAGATTGGTGGACATTTGGGATATTTCTTTATGagcttttgtttggtaaaactcCATTCAAGGGAGCAGGGAACCGGGCTACTCTATTTAACGTGGTCGGCCAACCCTTGAGATTTCCAGAGTCGCCTAGCGTGAGCTTCGCTGCCAGGGACTTAATCAGGGGTCTACTTGTGAAAGAGCCACAGCATCGTCTTGCTTATAGGCGTGGTGCTACAGAAGTTAAACAGCATCCCTTCTTTCAAAGTGTGAATTGGGCTCTTATTCGCTGTACAAGTCCGCCAGATGTGCCAAAACAGGTTGCGGTTGACTTCGCTACAAGAACCGATGTGCCAAAAGCACCCACAACTGAGGTGCCTGGTGTTGATGTGAAGCCTTCAGGTAATTATTTAGAgattgatttcttttga
- the LOC132180949 gene encoding altered inheritance of mitochondria protein 32-like codes for MRIAHTSRALISAATVHIASLTFPLSRVRTLTLASTMASDNLSTSANGHNDDEDEKYGFRRPEMYKENLAGTIGAYDRHLFLCYKSPEAWPSRVEGSDSDPLPKSLCSAVKARKNDMALKTNLTICEGREGTDFSDGDVLIFPDMIKYRGLKESEVDSFVEDVLVNGNLWASGVPEVLPGSHVFVCAHGSRDRRCGVCGPVLIEKLNEEIELRGLKDQLFVNPCSHIGGHKYAGNVIIYSPGPDGKIMGHWYGYVTPDDVPALLDQHIGKGEIIERLWRGQMGAATEEGGKADEQKLPNGDAKKSKKKKHEENSTESNKDNVAGCCQVGSGFTCCKDGSLEQSSVGEEKKLKETIAVDEKKGLGKVSGWFGSWEQSDVLTAAAVVGAVATVAVAYSFYRRSG; via the exons ATGCGCATTGCGCACACGTCTCGTGCTCTCATTTCTGCTGCGACCGTCCATATCGCCTCTCTCACATTCCCTCTCTCTCGCGTTCGAACCCTAACCCTAGCTTCCACCATGGCCTCCGACAACCTCTCGACCTCGGCCAACGGCCATAACGACGACGAGGACGAGAAGTACGGGTTCCGGCGGCCGGAGATGTACAAGGAGAACCTCGCTGGCACCATTGGCGCGTACGACCGACACTTGTTCCTCTGCTACAAGAGCCCCGAGGCCTGGCCCTCGCGTGTCGAGGGCTCCGACTCCGATCCGCTCCCTAAGTCCCTCTGTTCGGCTGTCAAGGCTCGCAAGAATGACATGGCTCTCAAG ACGAACCTGACAATATGCGAGGGACGAGAGGGGACTGACTTTTCTGATGGAGATGTGTTGATTTTCCCGGATATGATCAAGTACAG GGGTTTGAAGGAATCGGAAGTGGATAGCTTTGTCGAGGATGTTCTTGTTAACGGTAATCTATGGGCTTCGGGAGTGCCGGAGGTGTTGCCTGGTTCTCATGTTTTTGTGTGCGCTCATGGTAGTCGTGATCGGAGGTGTGGTGTTTGTGGACCTGTTCTCATTGAAAAGCTTAATGAGGAGATTGAGTTGCGTGGATTAAAAGATCAGCTGTTTGTTAATCCATGCTCACACATTGGGGGCCACAAGTATGCTGGGAATGTGATTATCTACAGTCCAGGTCCAGATGGGAAGATTATGGGTCATTG GTATGGCTATGTTACTCCTGATGATGTGCCTGCATTGCTTGATCAGCATATTGGAAAGGGAGAGATCATAGAACGGCTTTGGAG AGGGCAAATGGGGGCAGCTACCGAGGAAGGTGGAAAAGCGGATGAACAGAAGCTTCCTAATGGGGATGCGAAgaaaagcaagaagaagaagcacGAAGAAAACAGCACTGAGAGTAATAAGGATAATGTGGCAGGCTGTTGCCAGGTTGGTAGTGGGTTTACTTGTTGCAAAGACGGAAGTTTGGAGCAGAGCAGTGTGGGTGAAGAAAAGAAGCTGAAAGAAACCATAGCAGTGGATGAAAAGAAGGGTCTGGGCAAAGTGTCAGGCTGGTTTGGATCATGGGAGCAAAGTGATGTTCTCACAGCCGCTGCTGTGGTTGGAGCAGTGGCAACAGTTGCTGTGGCCTATAGCTTTTACAGGAGGTCTGGGTGA
- the LOC132183077 gene encoding U-box domain-containing protein 7-like, whose product MEELVIENLFNGEREAQVEAARDLSKLSSKQRHKLAERGVTAPLILMLQSQDYDAIEASLFALLSLAFGSERNKIRIMRSGAIPVLLSLLQCQNEALIELTIAAMLILSSCTANKLAIASHGAIQLLVEFLNASDNNVSSSSISLQAKLDAIATLHNLSTCHQIIPSIVSSGLLFSLLQLIHSSEKSSELVEKIMGLLENVVSLSENALCETAGTGGAIRALVETIEEGSPQCKEHAAGILLLICQSCRERYRGIILREGVMPGLLQLSVDGTWRAKTVARELLLLLRDCPSYGSRNKQSKNELIQQIMQEIDAGENVEGATLRLVEEMIARLST is encoded by the exons ATGGAGGAATTGGTGATAGAAAACCTTTTCAATGGTGAGAGAGAAGCGCAGGTTGAAGCAGCCAGAGACCTCAGTAAGCTTAGCAGTAAGCAGAGGCACAAGTTGGCTGAAAGGGGTGTCACGGCGCCTTTGATTTTGATGCTTCAGTCTCAAGATTACGACGCCATTGAAGCTTCTCTCTTTGCTCTGCTCAGTCTTGCTTTCGGCAGTGAACG AAACAAGATCCGGATCATGAGATCTGGGGCTATACCAGTATTGCTAAGCCTCCTTCAGTGCCAAAATGAGGCATTGATTGAGCTCACAATAGCAGCCATGTTGATCCTCTCCTCCTGCACAGCAAACAAGCTAGCAATCGCATCTCATGGAGCCATCCAACTCTTGGTGGAATTTCTCAATGCTAGTGATAACAATGTGAGTAGCAGCAGCATCAGCTTGCAAGCCAAGCTCGATGCAATAGCCACACTCCACAATCTCTCAACTTGTCACCAGATCATTCCTTCAATTGTCTCTTCTGGGCTATTATTTTCCTTGCTTCAACTGATCCACAGCTCCGAAAAATCGTCAGAATTGGTCGAAAAGATAATGGGGCTGCTTGAAAACGTTGTTTCCTTGTCGGAGAATGCACTTTGCGAAACTGCTGGCACGGGTGGCGCTATTCGTGCATTGGTTGAGACCATTGAGGAGGGTTCTCCGCAATGCAAAGAGCATGCAGCGGGAATTCTCCTCCTTATATGCCAGAGCTGCAGGGAAAGATACAGAGGAATTATTTTAAGGGAAGGAGTGATGCCAGGGCTACTTCAGTTGAGTGTGGATGGAACATGGAGGGCTAAAACTGTGGCCAGAGAACTGCTGTTGCTGTTGAGGGATTGCCCAAGCTATGGTTCAAGaaataaacaatcaaaaaaTGAGCTTATACAGCAGATTATGCAAGAAATTGACGCCGGAGAGAACGTTGAAGGGGCGACGCTGAGGCTGGTGGAGGAGATGATTGCAAGGCTTAGTACATGA